Proteins encoded by one window of Lepeophtheirus salmonis chromosome 3, UVic_Lsal_1.4, whole genome shotgun sequence:
- the LOC121114136 gene encoding uncharacterized protein has product MKKSTQIVSCLLILGVSIAQCSPTGYGNNNSNRNNNGRNAEASRRQNGIGGGRVVFGGGQDSSSSFGSSSTSSSSSLGRAETQVGNGCRLVTRVINDVDFEEVNDQVCKTVNERVCNTQFVDDCQNYKDQVCETVQKRECNNKQERQCEDFFRTVSESYTEDECRDESVRECEKAWQVNGAGEKIWADDPSTCIQVKKTKCSPVSKQRSRQVPDQKCQTVNVPVCRNVPKQECRSVTKQRCEKKPVEECNNVPRQNCQNIHKQVPKQVTRQVQVRECNGGSGQIGNGRNPIGGNNSRNTLGGSGSSGSFVQGGRGGNLKGNSSGGSRNSGSRRNSNNNSGSNFQKTTGY; this is encoded by the exons ATGAAGAAATCTACGCAAATCGTGAGTTGTCTCTTGATCCTTGGAGTATCTATAGCTCAATGCTCTCCAACTGGCTATGGAAATAACAACTCCAATAGAAATAACAATGGAAGAAATGCTGAAGCGAGTAGAAGACAAAATGGAATAGGTGGAGGTCGCGTTGTCTTTGGTGGAGGACAAGACTCTTCCTCATCCTTTGGCTCTTCATCTACCTCCTCCTCTTCATCTCTTGGAAGAGCTGAAACTCAAGTTGGAAATGGATGCCGTCTTGTTACTCGAGTAATCAATGATGTGGACTTTGAAGAGGTCAATGATCAAGTGTGCAAGACTGTGAATGA ACGTGTATGCAATACTCAATTCGTCGATGACTGTCAAAACTATAAGGATCAAGTCTGTGAGACTGTTCAAAAGAGAGAGTGCAACAACAAGCAAGAAAGGCAATGTGAGGACTTCTTCAGAACTGTAAGTGAGTCCTACACTGAGGATGAATGTAGAGATGAATCCGTGAGGGAATGTGAAAAGGCTTGGCAAGTGAATGGAGCTGGTGAAAAGATTTGGGCTGATGATCCTTCTACATGTATTCAAGTAAAGAAAACCAAATGCTCTCCTGTTTCCAAACAAAGATCACGTCAAGTCCCAGATCAAAAATGTCAGACTGTGAACGTTCCTGTTTGTCGAAATGTTCCTAAGCAAGAGTGCAGATCTGTGACCAAGCAAAGATGTGAGAAAAAGCCTGTAGAAGAGTGCAATAACGTGCCCAggcaaaattgtcaaaacatTCACAAACAAGTTCCAAAGCAGGTGACACGCCAGGTCCAAGTAAGGGAATGTAACGGAGGATCTGGTCAAATTGGAAATGGACGTAACCCCATTGGGGGCAACAATAGTCGTAATACTCTTGGAGGAAGCGGCAGCAGTGGCAGCTTTGTTCAAGGAGGCCGAGGAGGTAACCTTAAAGGAAATAGCTCTGGAGGCTCAAGAAACTCTGGATCTCGAAGAAACAGCAATAATAACTCTGGAAGCAATTTCCAAAAGACAACTGGATATTGA
- the LOC121114158 gene encoding uncharacterized protein yields MKNFTQILSCLLILGLSIAQCSPTGYGSNNTNRNNNGRNTAGSRSRNELGGGRVVFGGGQDFSSIGSSSSSAIDSGSSSSSFGSSSTSSSSSLGRAETQVGNGCRLVTRVINDVDFEEVNDQVCKTVNERVCNTQFVDDCQNYQDQVCETVQKRECNNKQERQCEDSFRM; encoded by the exons atgaagaattttaCGCAAATCCTGAGTTGTCTTTTGATTCTCGGACTCTCTATAGCCCAATGTTCTCCCACTGGCTATGGCAGTAACAACACCAATAGGAATAACAATGGAAGAAATACTGCAGGAAGTAGAAGCCGTAATGAATTAGGTGGAGGTCGCGTCGTCTTTGGCGGAGGACAAGACTTTTCATCCATTGgttcatcttcttcttcagcAATTGATTCAGGATCTTCTTCCTCATCTTTTGGCTCTTCATCTACCTCCTCCTCTTCATCTCTTGGAAGAGCTGAAACTCAAGTTGGAAATGGATGCCGTCTTGTTACTCGAGTAATCAATGATGTGGACTTTGAAGAGGTCAATGATCAAGTGTGCAAGACTGTGAATGA ACGTGTATGCAATACTCAATTCGTCGATGACTGTCAAAACTATCAGGATCAAGTCTGTGAGACTGTTCAAAAGAGAGAGTGCAACAACAAGCAAGAAAGGCAATGTGAGGACTCCTTCAGAATGTAA